CGCCAGGATATCCGCGCACGCGATTTATCGGCAGCGATGCGATCGCTGGTCGCCGCGCAAACAAATGCACCGCTTTTGCACCCGATTCCAGCGCCACCCCTGCGGCGTCGAAAGCTGAGGCCGCAGCACCCAACACTGCTACAGTTTTGCCGCGCAATGCGGCGAAGTCGATGATATCGACGGTGTGGGCATACAGCCTGCGTGGTAGATCGTCTAACACTGGTGGCACGTATGGGCCGCCAGTACCAGCCACCCCATTAGCAAAGATAATCTTGCGCGTCGTCTCTACCTGTGGGACACCGTTCACCTCAAGGTGCAGGCGAAAAAAACCTCCGGCCGGCTCAATCCGCACCAGCCGCGTCTGATACCGAACTGTGATGCCCAAGAATTGCCGATACCAGCTAAGATACTCAGCCCATAACAATCTGGGGATACGGTCGATCGCTGCGTAGGCATCAGCACCGTGTCGCGCCTCATACCATGCCTGGAACGACAGCGCCGGAATACCAAGTTCAGGGCCGGGCAAGTTTTTCGGTGTGCGTAGTTTATTCATCCGCGCTCGGTTGAGCCACACGCCAGCATGGGCTTCATCGTCCGCTGCGTCGATCACCGTCACGCGGCCGATACCGGCGCGCCGCAGTGCAAATGCAAAGACGCTGCCGCTACCGCTGCCACCCACAACCGTAACGTTGTGATCGACGCCTTGGCGATCGGGTATCCAGTTATCGGGATCGGGGCCAATTAGGCGTAGCGCCTCGCGGGCCCCAATGTCAGGATCAGTCGTTATTGTCATGTCGATCTCCCAAGGTGAAACACTATGAGGATGAGGGGGATGAGGAAGATTAACAATTCAAAATTAAAGACATTTCAGACGGGGATTTAAACCCCGACTTTAATGGGTACTACATGTAGATGTAGAGGTCTTAAACCCTTTAATTTACGATAATCTCCCCCGACTCCCTCACCTCGCCTTTTACGCAACTAC
This Nostoc sp. C052 DNA region includes the following protein-coding sequences:
- a CDS encoding FAD-dependent oxidoreductase: MTITTDPDIGAREALRLIGPDPDNWIPDRQGVDHNVTVVGGSGSGSVFAFALRRAGIGRVTVIDAADDEAHAGVWLNRARMNKLRTPKNLPGPELGIPALSFQAWYEARHGADAYAAIDRIPRLLWAEYLSWYRQFLGITVRYQTRLVRIEPAGGFFRLHLEVNGVPQVETTRKIIFANGVAGTGGPYVPPVLDDLPRRLYAHTVDIIDFAALRGKTVAVLGAAASAFDAAGVALESGAKAVHLFARRPAIASLPINRVRGYPGAYYNYPELPDAARWFQAWRFREVGSTPPADAIERAIAFPNFHLHLSANWRSAHEQGGRIVAQVNDDIFEFDFAIAGTGYFVDPTKRPELADFAQHIALWRDRYQPPADQRADDLGTHPYLGSAHEYQEKVPGSAPYLKDIHVFNPAGFVSFGLPIGDVPSIRRDVPAIVSRITHDLFFTDWALHETRITSDNIAPDFDASLYATAVWKQPVKA